A window from bacterium encodes these proteins:
- the pseB gene encoding UDP-N-acetylglucosamine 4,6-dehydratase (inverting) codes for MLNDKVILITGGTGSLGKKLVQIILKNYKPKKLIILSRDELKQFEMAQRWNERKYPCIRYFLGDVRDRDRLIMAFHQVDYVIHTAALKQVPTAEYNPGEFIKTNVLGAMNVIDASLCNHVEKVIALSTDKACNPINLYGATKLCSDKLFVAANAYSGFDNTKFATVRYGNVLASRGSVIPFFKERAKIGVLPITDPRMTRFWITLDQAAHFILMCLSRVKGGEIFVPRIPSMKIVDLARAVAPDCKQEIVGIRPGEKLHETLIGDDDARNTVQFKDYYISMSRVPSKKELLDYKAYAGKLCPDGFKYTSDSNSDWMTTKDLKHIIRQISDDYAIEKSRWSMEGIS; via the coding sequence ATGCTAAATGATAAGGTTATTCTTATTACAGGAGGAACAGGTTCGCTAGGAAAGAAGCTTGTACAGATTATTCTGAAAAACTATAAACCTAAAAAGCTGATTATACTTAGTAGAGACGAATTAAAGCAGTTCGAAATGGCACAGAGGTGGAATGAAAGAAAATATCCATGTATCAGATATTTTTTGGGGGATGTTAGGGATAGGGATAGATTAATCATGGCATTTCATCAGGTCGATTATGTTATTCATACAGCAGCATTAAAACAAGTGCCAACAGCAGAATACAATCCTGGGGAATTTATAAAAACGAATGTATTAGGAGCTATGAATGTTATTGATGCTTCGCTGTGTAACCATGTTGAAAAAGTAATAGCTCTATCCACAGATAAAGCATGTAATCCAATAAACCTGTATGGAGCGACAAAACTGTGCTCAGACAAGCTGTTTGTAGCGGCTAATGCTTATAGTGGCTTTGATAATACTAAATTTGCAACAGTTCGCTATGGCAATGTTCTTGCCAGTAGAGGGTCAGTGATCCCGTTTTTCAAAGAAAGGGCAAAAATAGGTGTATTGCCCATTACTGACCCGCGCATGACCCGATTCTGGATTACTCTGGATCAAGCCGCTCACTTTATTCTTATGTGCTTGTCAAGAGTCAAAGGTGGGGAAATATTTGTGCCCAGGATTCCTTCTATGAAGATTGTTGATCTTGCCAGAGCCGTTGCTCCTGATTGCAAACAGGAAATAGTAGGAATTCGCCCGGGCGAAAAACTTCATGAAACCCTGATAGGGGATGATGATGCGCGCAATACAGTACAGTTTAAGGATTATTATATCAGCATGTCGCGTGTTCCATCTAAAAAAGAGCTTCTTGACTATAAGGCATATGCTGGGAAACTCTGTCCGGATGGATTTAAATACACATCAGATAGCAACTCTGATTGGATGACAACAAAGGATCTCAAACATATTATAAGGCAAATTTCTGATGATTATGCAATTGAAAAATCACGCTGGTCTATGGAAGGTATTAGCTAA